One Perognathus longimembris pacificus isolate PPM17 chromosome 2, ASM2315922v1, whole genome shotgun sequence DNA segment encodes these proteins:
- the Hnrnpa2b1 gene encoding heterogeneous nuclear ribonucleoproteins A2/B1 isoform X1: MEKTLETVPLERKKREKEQFRKLFIGGLSFETTEESLRNYYEQWGKLTDCVVMRDPASKRSRGFGFVTFSSMAEVDAAMAARPHSIDGRVVEPKRAVAREESGKPGAHVTVKKLFVGGIKEDTEEHHLRDYFEEYGKIDTIEIITDRQSGKKRGFGFVTFDDHDPVDKIVLQKYHTINGHNAEVRKALSRQEMQEVQSSRSGRGGNFGFGDSRGGGGNFGPGPGSNFRGGSDGYGSGRGFGDGYNGYGGGPGGGNFGGSPGYGGGRGGYGGGGPGYGNQGGGYGGGYDNYGGGNYGSGNYNDFGNYNQQPSNYGPMKSGNFGGSRNMGGPYGGGNYGPGGSGGSGGYGGRSRY; the protein is encoded by the exons ATGGAG aaaacTTTAGAAACTGTTCCTTTGGAGAGGAAAAAG agagaaaaggaacagTTCCGTAAACTCTTTATTGGTGGCTTAAGCTTTGAAACCACAGAAGAAAGTTTGAGAAACTACTACGAGCAATGGGGAAAGCTCACAGACTGTGTG gttaTGAGGGATCCTGCAAGCAAAAGATCAAGAGGATTTGGTTTCGTAACTTTCTCATCCATGGCTGAGGTTGATGCTGCCATGGCTGCCAGGCCTCATTCAATTGATGGGAGAGTGGTTGAGCCAAAACGTGCTGTAGCAAGAGAG GAGTCTGGAAAACCAGGGGCTCATGTGACTGTGAAGAAGCTGTTTGTTGGTGGAATTAAAGAAGATACTGAGGAACATCACCTTAGAGATTACTTTGAAGAATATGGAAAAATTGATACCattgagataattactgataggCAGTCTGGAAAGAAAAGAGGCTTTGGCTTTGTTACTTTTGATGACCATGATCCTGTGGATAAAATTGTGT tgCAAAAATACCACACTATCAATGGTCATAATGCAGAAGTAAGAAAGGCATTGTCTAGACAAGAGATGCAGGAGGTCCAAAGTTCTAGGAGTGGAAGAGGAG GGAACTTTGGTTTTGGGGATTCTCGTGGTGGCGGTGGAAATTTTGGACCAGGACCAGGAAGTAACTTTAGAGGGGGATCTG ATGGATATGGAAGTGGACGTGGATTTGGGGATGGCTATAATGGGTATGGAGGAGGACCTGGAG GTGGCAATTTTGGAGGTAGCCCTGgttatggaggaggaagaggaggatatgGTGGTGGAGGACCTGGATATGGCAACCAGGGTGGGGGCTACGGAGGTGGTTATGACAACtatggaggag GAAATTATGGAAGTGGAAATTACAATGATTTTGGAAATTACAACCAGCAACCTTCTAACTATGGTCCAATGAAGAGTGGAAACTTTGGTGGTAGCAGGAACATGGGGGGACCATATGGTGGAG
- the Hnrnpa2b1 gene encoding heterogeneous nuclear ribonucleoproteins A2/B1 isoform X3, whose product MEKTLETVPLERKKREKEQFRKLFIGGLSFETTEESLRNYYEQWGKLTDCVVMRDPASKRSRGFGFVTFSSMAEVDAAMAARPHSIDGRVVEPKRAVAREESGKPGAHVTVKKLFVGGIKEDTEEHHLRDYFEEYGKIDTIEIITDRQSGKKRGFGFVTFDDHDPVDKIVLQKYHTINGHNAEVRKALSRQEMQEVQSSRSGRGDGYGSGRGFGDGYNGYGGGPGGGNFGGSPGYGGGRGGYGGGGPGYGNQGGGYGGGYDNYGGGNYGSGNYNDFGNYNQQPSNYGPMKSGNFGGSRNMGGPYGGGNYGPGGSGGSGGYGGRSRY is encoded by the exons ATGGAG aaaacTTTAGAAACTGTTCCTTTGGAGAGGAAAAAG agagaaaaggaacagTTCCGTAAACTCTTTATTGGTGGCTTAAGCTTTGAAACCACAGAAGAAAGTTTGAGAAACTACTACGAGCAATGGGGAAAGCTCACAGACTGTGTG gttaTGAGGGATCCTGCAAGCAAAAGATCAAGAGGATTTGGTTTCGTAACTTTCTCATCCATGGCTGAGGTTGATGCTGCCATGGCTGCCAGGCCTCATTCAATTGATGGGAGAGTGGTTGAGCCAAAACGTGCTGTAGCAAGAGAG GAGTCTGGAAAACCAGGGGCTCATGTGACTGTGAAGAAGCTGTTTGTTGGTGGAATTAAAGAAGATACTGAGGAACATCACCTTAGAGATTACTTTGAAGAATATGGAAAAATTGATACCattgagataattactgataggCAGTCTGGAAAGAAAAGAGGCTTTGGCTTTGTTACTTTTGATGACCATGATCCTGTGGATAAAATTGTGT tgCAAAAATACCACACTATCAATGGTCATAATGCAGAAGTAAGAAAGGCATTGTCTAGACAAGAGATGCAGGAGGTCCAAAGTTCTAGGAGTGGAAGAGGAG ATGGATATGGAAGTGGACGTGGATTTGGGGATGGCTATAATGGGTATGGAGGAGGACCTGGAG GTGGCAATTTTGGAGGTAGCCCTGgttatggaggaggaagaggaggatatgGTGGTGGAGGACCTGGATATGGCAACCAGGGTGGGGGCTACGGAGGTGGTTATGACAACtatggaggag GAAATTATGGAAGTGGAAATTACAATGATTTTGGAAATTACAACCAGCAACCTTCTAACTATGGTCCAATGAAGAGTGGAAACTTTGGTGGTAGCAGGAACATGGGGGGACCATATGGTGGAG
- the Hnrnpa2b1 gene encoding heterogeneous nuclear ribonucleoproteins A2/B1 isoform X5 gives MEREKEQFRKLFIGGLSFETTEESLRNYYEQWGKLTDCVVMRDPASKRSRGFGFVTFSSMAEVDAAMAARPHSIDGRVVEPKRAVAREESGKPGAHVTVKKLFVGGIKEDTEEHHLRDYFEEYGKIDTIEIITDRQSGKKRGFGFVTFDDHDPVDKIVLQKYHTINGHNAEVRKALSRQEMQEVQSSRSGRGGNFGFGDSRGGGGNFGPGPGSNFRGGSDGYGSGRGFGDGYNGYGGGPGGNYGSGNYNDFGNYNQQPSNYGPMKSGNFGGSRNMGGPYGGGNYGPGGSGGSGGYGGRSRY, from the exons ATGGAG agagaaaaggaacagTTCCGTAAACTCTTTATTGGTGGCTTAAGCTTTGAAACCACAGAAGAAAGTTTGAGAAACTACTACGAGCAATGGGGAAAGCTCACAGACTGTGTG gttaTGAGGGATCCTGCAAGCAAAAGATCAAGAGGATTTGGTTTCGTAACTTTCTCATCCATGGCTGAGGTTGATGCTGCCATGGCTGCCAGGCCTCATTCAATTGATGGGAGAGTGGTTGAGCCAAAACGTGCTGTAGCAAGAGAG GAGTCTGGAAAACCAGGGGCTCATGTGACTGTGAAGAAGCTGTTTGTTGGTGGAATTAAAGAAGATACTGAGGAACATCACCTTAGAGATTACTTTGAAGAATATGGAAAAATTGATACCattgagataattactgataggCAGTCTGGAAAGAAAAGAGGCTTTGGCTTTGTTACTTTTGATGACCATGATCCTGTGGATAAAATTGTGT tgCAAAAATACCACACTATCAATGGTCATAATGCAGAAGTAAGAAAGGCATTGTCTAGACAAGAGATGCAGGAGGTCCAAAGTTCTAGGAGTGGAAGAGGAG GGAACTTTGGTTTTGGGGATTCTCGTGGTGGCGGTGGAAATTTTGGACCAGGACCAGGAAGTAACTTTAGAGGGGGATCTG ATGGATATGGAAGTGGACGTGGATTTGGGGATGGCTATAATGGGTATGGAGGAGGACCTGGAG GAAATTATGGAAGTGGAAATTACAATGATTTTGGAAATTACAACCAGCAACCTTCTAACTATGGTCCAATGAAGAGTGGAAACTTTGGTGGTAGCAGGAACATGGGGGGACCATATGGTGGAG
- the Hnrnpa2b1 gene encoding heterogeneous nuclear ribonucleoproteins A2/B1 isoform X6, producing MEKTLETVPLERKKREKEQFRKLFIGGLSFETTEESLRNYYEQWGKLTDCVVMRDPASKRSRGFGFVTFSSMAEVDAAMAARPHSIDGRVVEPKRAVAREESGKPGAHVTVKKLFVGGIKEDTEEHHLRDYFEEYGKIDTIEIITDRQSGKKRGFGFVTFDDHDPVDKIVLQKYHTINGHNAEVRKALSRQEMQEVQSSRSGRGDGYGSGRGFGDGYNGYGGGPGGNYGSGNYNDFGNYNQQPSNYGPMKSGNFGGSRNMGGPYGGGNYGPGGSGGSGGYGGRSRY from the exons ATGGAG aaaacTTTAGAAACTGTTCCTTTGGAGAGGAAAAAG agagaaaaggaacagTTCCGTAAACTCTTTATTGGTGGCTTAAGCTTTGAAACCACAGAAGAAAGTTTGAGAAACTACTACGAGCAATGGGGAAAGCTCACAGACTGTGTG gttaTGAGGGATCCTGCAAGCAAAAGATCAAGAGGATTTGGTTTCGTAACTTTCTCATCCATGGCTGAGGTTGATGCTGCCATGGCTGCCAGGCCTCATTCAATTGATGGGAGAGTGGTTGAGCCAAAACGTGCTGTAGCAAGAGAG GAGTCTGGAAAACCAGGGGCTCATGTGACTGTGAAGAAGCTGTTTGTTGGTGGAATTAAAGAAGATACTGAGGAACATCACCTTAGAGATTACTTTGAAGAATATGGAAAAATTGATACCattgagataattactgataggCAGTCTGGAAAGAAAAGAGGCTTTGGCTTTGTTACTTTTGATGACCATGATCCTGTGGATAAAATTGTGT tgCAAAAATACCACACTATCAATGGTCATAATGCAGAAGTAAGAAAGGCATTGTCTAGACAAGAGATGCAGGAGGTCCAAAGTTCTAGGAGTGGAAGAGGAG ATGGATATGGAAGTGGACGTGGATTTGGGGATGGCTATAATGGGTATGGAGGAGGACCTGGAG GAAATTATGGAAGTGGAAATTACAATGATTTTGGAAATTACAACCAGCAACCTTCTAACTATGGTCCAATGAAGAGTGGAAACTTTGGTGGTAGCAGGAACATGGGGGGACCATATGGTGGAG
- the Hnrnpa2b1 gene encoding heterogeneous nuclear ribonucleoproteins A2/B1 isoform X4: protein MEKTLETVPLERKKREKEQFRKLFIGGLSFETTEESLRNYYEQWGKLTDCVVMRDPASKRSRGFGFVTFSSMAEVDAAMAARPHSIDGRVVEPKRAVAREESGKPGAHVTVKKLFVGGIKEDTEEHHLRDYFEEYGKIDTIEIITDRQSGKKRGFGFVTFDDHDPVDKIVLQKYHTINGHNAEVRKALSRQEMQEVQSSRSGRGGNFGFGDSRGGGGNFGPGPGSNFRGGSDGYGSGRGFGDGYNGYGGGPGGNYGSGNYNDFGNYNQQPSNYGPMKSGNFGGSRNMGGPYGGGNYGPGGSGGSGGYGGRSRY from the exons ATGGAG aaaacTTTAGAAACTGTTCCTTTGGAGAGGAAAAAG agagaaaaggaacagTTCCGTAAACTCTTTATTGGTGGCTTAAGCTTTGAAACCACAGAAGAAAGTTTGAGAAACTACTACGAGCAATGGGGAAAGCTCACAGACTGTGTG gttaTGAGGGATCCTGCAAGCAAAAGATCAAGAGGATTTGGTTTCGTAACTTTCTCATCCATGGCTGAGGTTGATGCTGCCATGGCTGCCAGGCCTCATTCAATTGATGGGAGAGTGGTTGAGCCAAAACGTGCTGTAGCAAGAGAG GAGTCTGGAAAACCAGGGGCTCATGTGACTGTGAAGAAGCTGTTTGTTGGTGGAATTAAAGAAGATACTGAGGAACATCACCTTAGAGATTACTTTGAAGAATATGGAAAAATTGATACCattgagataattactgataggCAGTCTGGAAAGAAAAGAGGCTTTGGCTTTGTTACTTTTGATGACCATGATCCTGTGGATAAAATTGTGT tgCAAAAATACCACACTATCAATGGTCATAATGCAGAAGTAAGAAAGGCATTGTCTAGACAAGAGATGCAGGAGGTCCAAAGTTCTAGGAGTGGAAGAGGAG GGAACTTTGGTTTTGGGGATTCTCGTGGTGGCGGTGGAAATTTTGGACCAGGACCAGGAAGTAACTTTAGAGGGGGATCTG ATGGATATGGAAGTGGACGTGGATTTGGGGATGGCTATAATGGGTATGGAGGAGGACCTGGAG GAAATTATGGAAGTGGAAATTACAATGATTTTGGAAATTACAACCAGCAACCTTCTAACTATGGTCCAATGAAGAGTGGAAACTTTGGTGGTAGCAGGAACATGGGGGGACCATATGGTGGAG
- the Hnrnpa2b1 gene encoding heterogeneous nuclear ribonucleoproteins A2/B1 isoform X2 yields MEREKEQFRKLFIGGLSFETTEESLRNYYEQWGKLTDCVVMRDPASKRSRGFGFVTFSSMAEVDAAMAARPHSIDGRVVEPKRAVAREESGKPGAHVTVKKLFVGGIKEDTEEHHLRDYFEEYGKIDTIEIITDRQSGKKRGFGFVTFDDHDPVDKIVLQKYHTINGHNAEVRKALSRQEMQEVQSSRSGRGGNFGFGDSRGGGGNFGPGPGSNFRGGSDGYGSGRGFGDGYNGYGGGPGGGNFGGSPGYGGGRGGYGGGGPGYGNQGGGYGGGYDNYGGGNYGSGNYNDFGNYNQQPSNYGPMKSGNFGGSRNMGGPYGGGNYGPGGSGGSGGYGGRSRY; encoded by the exons ATGGAG agagaaaaggaacagTTCCGTAAACTCTTTATTGGTGGCTTAAGCTTTGAAACCACAGAAGAAAGTTTGAGAAACTACTACGAGCAATGGGGAAAGCTCACAGACTGTGTG gttaTGAGGGATCCTGCAAGCAAAAGATCAAGAGGATTTGGTTTCGTAACTTTCTCATCCATGGCTGAGGTTGATGCTGCCATGGCTGCCAGGCCTCATTCAATTGATGGGAGAGTGGTTGAGCCAAAACGTGCTGTAGCAAGAGAG GAGTCTGGAAAACCAGGGGCTCATGTGACTGTGAAGAAGCTGTTTGTTGGTGGAATTAAAGAAGATACTGAGGAACATCACCTTAGAGATTACTTTGAAGAATATGGAAAAATTGATACCattgagataattactgataggCAGTCTGGAAAGAAAAGAGGCTTTGGCTTTGTTACTTTTGATGACCATGATCCTGTGGATAAAATTGTGT tgCAAAAATACCACACTATCAATGGTCATAATGCAGAAGTAAGAAAGGCATTGTCTAGACAAGAGATGCAGGAGGTCCAAAGTTCTAGGAGTGGAAGAGGAG GGAACTTTGGTTTTGGGGATTCTCGTGGTGGCGGTGGAAATTTTGGACCAGGACCAGGAAGTAACTTTAGAGGGGGATCTG ATGGATATGGAAGTGGACGTGGATTTGGGGATGGCTATAATGGGTATGGAGGAGGACCTGGAG GTGGCAATTTTGGAGGTAGCCCTGgttatggaggaggaagaggaggatatgGTGGTGGAGGACCTGGATATGGCAACCAGGGTGGGGGCTACGGAGGTGGTTATGACAACtatggaggag GAAATTATGGAAGTGGAAATTACAATGATTTTGGAAATTACAACCAGCAACCTTCTAACTATGGTCCAATGAAGAGTGGAAACTTTGGTGGTAGCAGGAACATGGGGGGACCATATGGTGGAG